In Sphingobacterium thalpophilum, a genomic segment contains:
- a CDS encoding TonB-dependent receptor domain-containing protein: MLNKNITLTNLALVLSIGTATAQIKDTTALGEVIINQNRLQIPFSKQSKNIQILTQEDIQRLPNRSINELLSNIPGVDIRQRGPFGSQADISIDGGSFEQTAILLNGVKITDPQSAHHNMNLPVPLEAIERIEIIRGPASRIFGINALTGAINIVTKKIESNQISAQLYSGSSFKDNEQTSAGKYYGKGVQLGSQFLTKQTSHGLYFGHEDSNGQRYNTASNNNKLYYDGTYQPNTANMIKANVGYINNQFGANGYYAAPNDKEAYEQVKTAFASLQSKHQLTQAFSISPRLSNRYNEDEYWYLGRETTKGRSKHYSNVFGAEINATLEQSYGTFGLGLESRFERINSTSIGDHNRENYGGYLEFKTEAIEKLMINSGAYINYNSKFGWQVFPGLDLGYDITEHWKIVVNAGSSQRIPSFTDLYTNQTANVGNPTLSSENAYQIESGIKYLSNRVIAQVGYFHRRISDFIDWQKEDATTGSGTVIPWKPINIGKNKIDGFNASFRYNINDPSATTRYFTTLSYNYLNPSITLADGILSKYAIESLRHQVIANFTINHKNWMFTSANRFNERISYKSYFIADVRGSYQLQDLNIFVDVQNIFDKSYIEAAAVPMPGRWFSIGAKYKLNY; the protein is encoded by the coding sequence ATGTTGAATAAAAATATTACGTTAACAAACCTTGCATTAGTACTGAGTATTGGAACTGCGACCGCTCAGATTAAAGACACAACCGCTTTGGGCGAAGTCATCATTAATCAAAATCGCTTACAGATCCCTTTTTCAAAACAAAGCAAAAATATCCAAATATTGACGCAGGAAGATATACAGAGATTACCAAATCGATCAATAAACGAATTGCTGAGCAATATCCCAGGTGTTGATATTCGCCAACGTGGACCATTCGGTTCGCAGGCAGATATAAGTATCGACGGTGGGTCTTTTGAACAGACGGCGATCCTACTCAATGGTGTTAAAATCACCGATCCACAGAGTGCCCATCACAACATGAACCTTCCGGTTCCTCTGGAGGCCATCGAGCGTATCGAAATCATTCGGGGGCCAGCTTCACGGATTTTCGGTATTAATGCACTAACCGGTGCCATTAACATCGTAACAAAGAAAATTGAATCAAATCAAATTAGTGCCCAGCTGTATAGTGGTTCTTCATTCAAAGATAATGAGCAGACAAGTGCAGGCAAGTATTATGGTAAAGGTGTTCAGCTTGGCTCACAGTTCTTAACCAAACAAACAAGCCACGGTTTATATTTTGGCCACGAAGATTCGAATGGACAACGCTATAATACAGCCTCTAATAATAATAAACTCTATTATGACGGGACATATCAACCGAATACAGCCAATATGATAAAAGCCAATGTTGGCTATATCAACAATCAATTTGGAGCCAATGGTTACTATGCTGCACCGAATGACAAGGAAGCGTATGAACAGGTTAAGACAGCTTTCGCTTCCCTGCAGTCCAAGCATCAATTAACACAGGCATTTTCCATCAGTCCACGCCTCAGTAATCGCTACAACGAAGATGAATATTGGTATTTAGGCAGAGAAACAACCAAAGGTAGGTCCAAACATTACAGCAACGTCTTTGGAGCTGAAATCAATGCTACATTGGAGCAAAGTTATGGTACATTTGGCTTAGGACTGGAAAGTCGATTTGAACGTATCAATAGCACCAGTATTGGCGACCATAACCGGGAGAATTACGGCGGCTACCTGGAATTCAAAACAGAGGCGATCGAAAAACTGATGATCAACTCGGGTGCCTACATCAATTATAACTCAAAATTTGGCTGGCAGGTATTCCCGGGTCTAGATTTGGGCTATGATATTACCGAACATTGGAAGATTGTAGTCAACGCAGGTTCTAGCCAACGCATCCCTTCCTTTACGGATCTTTACACCAATCAGACAGCCAACGTCGGAAACCCCACACTGAGCTCTGAAAATGCCTATCAGATAGAAAGTGGTATAAAATACTTATCCAATCGAGTTATTGCGCAAGTGGGCTATTTCCATCGAAGGATAAGCGATTTCATCGACTGGCAAAAAGAGGATGCCACTACAGGAAGCGGAACGGTCATTCCGTGGAAACCAATAAATATTGGAAAAAATAAAATTGATGGATTCAATGCTTCATTCCGATATAATATCAATGATCCCAGCGCAACGACACGATACTTTACAACGCTAAGTTATAATTATCTCAACCCAAGCATAACACTAGCAGATGGGATACTATCCAAATATGCTATTGAAAGCTTAAGGCATCAAGTTATTGCCAACTTTACCATAAACCACAAGAACTGGATGTTCACTTCTGCAAACCGCTTTAATGAGCGTATCAGTTACAAATCTTATTTCATCGCTGACGTAAGAGGATCGTACCAACTCCAAGACTTAAACATCTTTGTGGATGTTCAGAATATATTTGACAAGAGCTATATAGAAGCTGCCGCCGTTCCAATGCCCGGTCGTTGGTTTAGTATCGGCGCAAAATATAAACTGAACTATTAA
- a CDS encoding ThuA domain-containing protein: protein MNRIFIFLFLLLGMSAAVQAQRQVLIFSKTKGFRHGSIEKGAEVLKQLLDKEKIKSDHSEDAALFTDQGLNKYDAVIFLSTTGDILDNAQQEAFVRYIQSGKGFVGIHAATDTEFDWPWYNGLVGAYFASHPAVQKAKIDVLDRKHPATKHLDPIWWHKDEWYNFKDVKDGLHVLMNLDEKSYQGGKMGDHHPISWTQSYDGGKVFYTGLGHTDESYDEPEFQKHLIGGILSVLPKKK from the coding sequence ATGAATAGAATCTTCATTTTTCTGTTTCTCCTGTTGGGGATGTCAGCTGCTGTTCAGGCACAAAGGCAAGTATTGATCTTTAGCAAGACAAAAGGGTTTAGACACGGAAGCATCGAAAAGGGTGCAGAGGTACTTAAGCAATTGCTTGATAAAGAAAAAATAAAATCTGATCATTCGGAGGATGCAGCTCTGTTTACCGATCAGGGATTGAACAAATATGACGCCGTTATCTTTCTGAGCACAACCGGCGATATTCTCGATAATGCGCAACAGGAAGCTTTTGTGCGGTATATCCAATCAGGAAAAGGGTTTGTGGGTATCCATGCAGCGACGGATACTGAGTTTGATTGGCCATGGTATAACGGCCTTGTAGGCGCGTATTTTGCGTCTCATCCTGCTGTACAAAAAGCCAAAATTGATGTGCTGGACAGAAAACATCCGGCCACCAAGCACCTCGATCCGATCTGGTGGCACAAAGATGAATGGTATAATTTCAAGGATGTGAAGGACGGATTGCATGTGTTGATGAATTTGGATGAAAAAAGCTACCAAGGAGGAAAAATGGGGGATCACCATCCAATCTCCTGGACCCAGAGCTACGATGGAGGGAAAGTCTTCTATACCGGGCTTGGACATACCGATGAGTCCTATGACGAACCTGAGTTCCAAAAACATTTAATTGGAGGAATTTTATCTGTTCTTCCCAAGAAAAAGTAA
- the aroB gene encoding 3-dehydroquinate synthase, producing MEVIESLGYQVYFDDTLASLEAFLAERNYSKIIVLVDTNTLDNCLPLFQQALPNLANYDVIEVDPGEENKNIDFCIGVWHNMLDFGADRHSLMINLGGGVVTDMGGFAASTFKRGMDFIQIPTTLLSQVDASVGGKTGIDMGSVKNIIGTFAQPQAVFISSQFLKTLDQRQLISGFAEVIKHGLIFDRAYYERVKTLEIDQIDNSLVKHSVSIKNRVILEDPKEKGLRKILNFGHTIGHAIEGYSLLNDASPLLHGEAIAVGMICEGYLSHKLNGLPLDELNDLIQTFRKYFNDYTFDSSIDTALLDLMRNDKKNLSNQIGFALLDQIGSCQYDIYVSEEDIIESLDFYRELITP from the coding sequence ATGGAAGTCATAGAAAGTTTGGGCTATCAGGTATATTTTGATGATACGTTGGCCTCTTTAGAGGCATTTTTAGCTGAGCGCAATTACTCAAAGATCATCGTATTGGTGGATACCAATACCTTGGATAATTGTTTGCCGCTATTTCAGCAAGCTTTACCCAATTTAGCGAATTATGATGTGATAGAAGTAGATCCGGGCGAGGAAAATAAAAATATTGATTTCTGTATTGGTGTATGGCATAATATGCTCGATTTCGGAGCCGATAGACATTCATTGATGATCAATCTTGGCGGTGGTGTGGTGACTGATATGGGAGGATTTGCCGCATCGACTTTCAAAAGAGGGATGGATTTTATTCAAATTCCGACGACTTTACTTTCCCAGGTAGATGCATCAGTAGGAGGTAAAACCGGTATTGATATGGGAAGTGTGAAAAATATTATTGGCACTTTTGCACAACCCCAAGCTGTATTTATTTCAAGCCAGTTTTTGAAAACCTTAGATCAACGTCAGTTAATCTCAGGTTTTGCTGAAGTAATTAAACATGGACTGATCTTCGATCGGGCTTATTATGAGCGAGTGAAAACGTTGGAGATCGATCAAATCGATAATTCTTTAGTCAAACATTCTGTTTCAATCAAAAACCGTGTTATCCTTGAGGATCCGAAAGAAAAAGGACTGCGTAAAATTTTAAACTTTGGCCATACAATTGGTCATGCTATTGAGGGCTACTCGTTGTTGAACGATGCTTCACCTTTATTACATGGAGAAGCTATTGCAGTAGGAATGATTTGTGAGGGGTACCTATCGCATAAATTGAATGGTTTGCCTTTGGATGAATTAAACGATTTGATCCAAACTTTTAGAAAATATTTCAACGACTACACATTTGATTCTTCCATTGATACAGCCCTGTTGGATCTGATGCGAAACGATAAGAAAAACTTGTCCAATCAGATCGGTTTCGCATTGCTTGACCAAATTGGCAGTTGTCAATATGATATCTACGTTTCTGAGGAAGATATTATTGAAAGTCTTGATTTTTACCGTGAGCTAATCACACCATAA
- a CDS encoding RNA-binding S4 domain-containing protein: protein MQEFKIEGEYIQLIQLLKALNWVEHGAMAQWVVAEGCVKYNGQVDYRKRLKLRPGDVVEFDGMQIKLV, encoded by the coding sequence ATGCAAGAATTTAAAATCGAGGGCGAATATATCCAGCTTATACAGTTACTTAAAGCTTTAAATTGGGTAGAGCATGGTGCTATGGCTCAATGGGTTGTGGCGGAAGGGTGTGTGAAGTATAATGGGCAGGTTGATTACCGTAAAAGACTCAAATTAAGACCGGGAGATGTTGTTGAATTTGATGGGATGCAAATAAAATTGGTGTAA
- a CDS encoding proline dehydrogenase family protein, whose amino-acid sequence MIENSEPKTLSFDNTEIAFKSKSDKDLERAYWLFKIIANNFLTKVGPSMTNFALNIGLPIQGIIRKTIFKHFCGGETIAGCEAAINELGENGVGTILDYSVEGEETESAFDACCEEVLRTVVAASKNKYIPFSVFKPTGLGRFELFEKVNAKETLTAAEQGEYQRMLDRTDRICKACHAAGVKVLVDAEHSWIQDAIDDIAREMMEKYNMEKPIVYNTYQLYRSDKLASLKADFEYAKVRGFHMGAKIVRGAYMEIERARAAQKGYSDPIQPNKEASDRDYNEAIEFILDHLDNFGLMAGTHNEDSSMLLAKEIDRRGIDRSTDRIFFAQLLGMSDNLSFNLAAHGYNVAKYMPYGPVKAVMPYLFRRAQENTSVAGATGRELGLLIKEKQRRKASR is encoded by the coding sequence ATGATTGAGAATTCTGAGCCCAAGACATTATCCTTTGATAATACAGAGATTGCTTTTAAAAGTAAAAGCGATAAGGATTTGGAAAGAGCGTATTGGTTATTCAAAATAATAGCGAATAACTTCTTGACAAAAGTAGGTCCGTCAATGACCAACTTTGCCCTGAACATAGGACTGCCTATCCAAGGTATCATCCGTAAAACAATTTTCAAACATTTTTGTGGTGGAGAAACCATCGCGGGTTGCGAAGCAGCAATCAACGAATTGGGAGAAAATGGTGTAGGGACAATCCTGGATTATTCTGTTGAAGGAGAGGAAACAGAAAGTGCATTTGACGCCTGTTGCGAAGAGGTATTACGTACCGTAGTTGCGGCAAGTAAAAACAAGTACATTCCATTTTCGGTATTTAAACCAACTGGATTAGGACGTTTTGAGTTATTTGAAAAGGTCAATGCCAAAGAAACTTTAACAGCGGCAGAACAAGGAGAATACCAACGCATGTTGGATCGTACTGACCGTATCTGTAAAGCATGTCATGCCGCAGGTGTAAAAGTTTTGGTGGATGCTGAACATTCATGGATTCAAGATGCGATCGATGATATTGCACGTGAAATGATGGAAAAATACAATATGGAGAAACCAATTGTATATAATACTTATCAATTGTACCGTAGTGATAAGTTGGCATCGTTGAAAGCTGACTTTGAATATGCAAAAGTTAGAGGGTTTCATATGGGTGCTAAGATCGTTCGTGGTGCCTACATGGAAATCGAACGTGCCCGTGCTGCACAAAAAGGTTATTCCGATCCCATCCAGCCAAATAAAGAAGCTTCAGATAGAGATTATAATGAAGCTATTGAATTTATCTTGGACCACCTGGACAACTTTGGGCTAATGGCGGGTACACACAATGAGGACAGTAGCATGTTATTGGCGAAGGAAATTGACAGACGTGGTATCGATAGATCCACCGATCGCATCTTCTTTGCGCAATTATTGGGTATGTCTGACAACCTTAGCTTTAACTTGGCGGCACATGGCTATAATGTTGCTAAATACATGCCTTATGGACCGGTTAAAGCGGTGATGCCATATCTTTTCCGTAGAGCACAAGAAAATACTTCCGTCGCAGGAGCGACAGGTCGGGAGCTCGGGCTTTTGATCAAAGAAAAACAAAGAAGAAAAGCTAGTCGATAA
- a CDS encoding AMP-dependent synthetase/ligase produces the protein MEEKLRLFDLARQQMGKYPDLDMFAHKVDGKWNYIKTADFLEQVDSLSKGLIELGVKPNEKVGLIAGSSMEWHLIDFAIQQIGAVVVAIYPNITDTDYQYIFNDAEIRVCIVSNKSLYDRLMNLTDSIYTLKYIFCIADQEGTRSWKELNDIGSNCSLEKLAALRDQVKPEDLATLIYTSGTTGKPKGVMLSHNNIFSNVLGAAEITPCKAYDRGLTFLPPCHAYERMVLYTYMYLGFTVYIAESFDKIGDNLKEVKPHIMTVVPRILEKVYEKIMKTGHDLSGFKRKVFDWAVSVAEEYDPNPEKRSLSYNLKLKLAKKLVLNKWYEALGGELLTVASGSASLHSKLTRAFLAAGIPLYEGYGMTEASPLISVNHYIKGIRIGTVGLPVRFVEIKLAEDGEILVKGPNVMMGYYKNKAETDKTIIDGWLHTGDIGKWEDEKFLKIIDRKKEMFKISGGKYVIPQPIETKLVESKFIEQAMVIGDGMKFASAFIVPNYAHLLDWARTDAPELASMTKDDFLTDPAIVKKVNQEVRRANQHFGNWEQIKKPIILTDEFTIENGELTPTLKMKRKVILEHHQEEFNNLYQMEMD, from the coding sequence ATGGAAGAAAAACTTAGATTATTTGATCTTGCACGTCAACAGATGGGCAAATACCCCGATCTTGATATGTTTGCCCACAAAGTGGACGGCAAGTGGAATTATATCAAAACAGCAGATTTTCTTGAACAAGTAGACAGCCTCTCCAAAGGGCTGATTGAACTTGGCGTGAAACCCAACGAGAAAGTTGGTCTCATTGCCGGCAGCAGTATGGAATGGCATTTGATTGACTTTGCAATCCAGCAAATTGGTGCAGTGGTGGTCGCCATCTATCCAAATATTACGGATACAGACTATCAATATATCTTTAATGATGCCGAAATCAGGGTTTGCATCGTCAGCAACAAAAGCCTGTACGATCGACTGATGAATCTAACCGACTCAATCTATACGTTGAAGTATATTTTTTGTATCGCAGATCAGGAAGGAACACGTAGCTGGAAAGAACTGAATGATATAGGCTCCAATTGCTCCTTAGAAAAACTAGCAGCACTACGTGACCAGGTTAAACCTGAAGATCTCGCTACCCTGATTTACACTTCCGGTACAACGGGCAAACCAAAAGGCGTAATGTTGTCACACAATAATATCTTTTCCAATGTATTGGGCGCAGCAGAAATTACCCCTTGTAAAGCTTATGACCGCGGACTGACCTTCCTCCCTCCTTGTCACGCCTACGAGCGTATGGTTTTATATACCTATATGTATCTTGGCTTTACGGTCTATATCGCAGAATCTTTTGACAAGATTGGTGATAATCTGAAGGAAGTAAAACCTCATATCATGACCGTTGTCCCACGTATTCTTGAAAAAGTCTATGAGAAAATTATGAAAACAGGTCATGATCTCAGTGGTTTCAAACGAAAAGTATTTGATTGGGCTGTTTCAGTTGCAGAAGAATATGATCCAAATCCTGAGAAAAGAAGTCTATCCTATAATCTCAAACTAAAGCTTGCCAAGAAACTTGTCCTTAACAAATGGTATGAAGCATTGGGTGGCGAATTACTTACCGTTGCCTCTGGATCAGCCTCTCTTCACAGCAAGTTAACACGTGCCTTCTTAGCTGCAGGAATTCCATTATATGAGGGATACGGCATGACCGAAGCCTCCCCACTCATTTCGGTCAATCATTATATCAAAGGAATACGCATAGGTACTGTTGGCCTTCCTGTCCGTTTTGTTGAAATAAAACTTGCTGAAGACGGAGAAATATTAGTAAAAGGCCCTAATGTCATGATGGGATACTATAAGAACAAGGCCGAAACGGATAAAACGATCATTGATGGATGGCTGCATACCGGAGATATTGGAAAGTGGGAAGATGAAAAATTCTTGAAAATCATTGACCGAAAAAAAGAGATGTTCAAAATTTCAGGTGGGAAGTACGTCATACCACAACCTATCGAAACCAAGCTTGTTGAATCTAAATTTATTGAACAGGCAATGGTTATCGGTGACGGGATGAAGTTTGCTTCTGCCTTTATTGTACCAAACTATGCCCATTTGTTGGATTGGGCCAGAACAGATGCTCCTGAACTTGCAAGCATGACAAAGGATGATTTTCTGACTGACCCTGCCATAGTAAAAAAAGTTAATCAAGAGGTACGTCGTGCAAACCAGCACTTTGGTAACTGGGAGCAGATTAAGAAACCAATTATTTTAACAGATGAATTTACTATTGAAAATGGAGAGTTAACACCAACCTTGAAAATGAAACGAAAGGTAATTCTCGAACATCATCAAGAAGAGTTCAATAACCTCTATCAGATGGAGATGGATTAA
- the xpt gene encoding xanthine phosphoribosyltransferase, translating into MKLLKDRILHDGKSLAGGILKVDNFINHQMDPVLMKSIAVEFVRRFADLPINKIITIEASGIAPAIMLGYLLELPVVFVKKAKPTTMADMYVSQVHSFTKNRTYDICVSKEFLTPSDNVLFIDDFLANGNAAFGMLDLVKQSGASVLGMGFIIEKSFQEGGKRLRELPDLRIESLARIRSLEVNKVSFEED; encoded by the coding sequence ATGAAATTATTAAAGGATAGAATCCTTCATGACGGTAAAAGTCTTGCAGGAGGCATACTTAAAGTAGACAACTTCATCAATCACCAGATGGACCCCGTGTTGATGAAATCTATTGCGGTGGAATTTGTCCGCCGTTTTGCAGACCTCCCGATCAATAAAATCATTACAATTGAAGCAAGCGGAATAGCCCCAGCGATCATGCTTGGCTACCTTTTGGAATTACCGGTTGTATTTGTAAAAAAAGCAAAACCGACCACCATGGCCGATATGTATGTAAGCCAGGTACATTCATTTACCAAGAATAGAACCTACGACATCTGTGTCAGCAAAGAGTTTCTTACGCCGAGCGACAATGTTCTTTTTATAGACGATTTTTTGGCCAATGGGAATGCTGCTTTTGGTATGCTCGATCTCGTCAAACAATCGGGGGCTTCTGTCTTGGGCATGGGATTTATTATCGAAAAATCCTTCCAGGAAGGTGGCAAAAGATTACGAGAATTGCCCGATTTAAGAATAGAATCGCTAGCGCGGATAAGGTCGCTTGAAGTGAATAAAGTCAGTTTCGAAGAAGATTAG
- the mnmE gene encoding tRNA uridine-5-carboxymethylaminomethyl(34) synthesis GTPase MnmE, whose product MSNTGYITEDTIVALATSSGTNGAIAVIRVSGQNAIKITNEIFKGKNLLQQASHTIHFGTIRDGEEIIDEVLVSLFVAPNSYTRENSVEISTHNSKYIIERVVNLLIKKGARAARPGEFTLRAFLNGGMDLSQAEAVADLIASNSAASHQVAMQQMRGGFSNQLKSLREDLIHFASLIELELDFSEEDVEFANRDQLKNLINKIQVIVQKLVQSFEQGNVLKNGVPVVIAGKPNVGKSTLLNAFLNEERAIVSDIAGTTRDTIEDEINIHGVTFRFIDTAGIRETADVIEAKGVERTREKMKQARLIIYLFDPTQDKVEEVQAQLPEIERLQIPFVTIINKSDLLSEAQKEVYNVLNPLYISAKEQIGVEELKDELINRVHLGNLNTDDVMVTNIRHVEALQKTADSLERVIYGIDNPVTSDFLAMDIRQALYHLGEITGSVSTDDLLDNIFSKFCIGK is encoded by the coding sequence ATGTCAAATACGGGATATATCACTGAAGATACCATTGTTGCATTAGCGACATCTTCCGGAACAAATGGCGCTATTGCTGTCATACGCGTTTCGGGCCAAAATGCCATAAAAATTACGAACGAAATATTTAAAGGAAAGAACCTACTTCAACAAGCATCACATACCATCCATTTTGGAACCATACGCGATGGCGAAGAGATCATTGACGAAGTATTGGTCTCCTTATTTGTAGCTCCGAACTCCTATACGAGAGAAAATTCGGTGGAAATATCAACGCATAACTCCAAATATATTATCGAGCGCGTTGTAAATTTACTCATCAAAAAAGGAGCACGTGCCGCCCGTCCGGGAGAATTTACCCTACGTGCATTTCTCAATGGCGGAATGGATTTATCCCAAGCAGAAGCAGTTGCCGATTTAATTGCATCTAATTCTGCAGCCTCACATCAAGTGGCGATGCAGCAGATGCGTGGCGGCTTTTCCAATCAGCTTAAATCCCTTCGTGAAGATCTCATTCACTTTGCTTCACTGATTGAATTAGAGCTTGATTTTTCGGAAGAAGATGTGGAATTTGCCAACAGAGATCAGCTAAAAAATCTAATCAATAAAATACAGGTTATTGTTCAAAAATTAGTGCAGTCTTTTGAACAGGGTAACGTCCTAAAAAATGGTGTTCCTGTTGTTATTGCCGGGAAACCTAATGTAGGAAAATCAACCCTATTGAACGCTTTTTTAAACGAAGAACGTGCCATTGTTTCAGATATTGCAGGAACAACGCGCGATACCATTGAAGATGAAATTAATATTCATGGCGTCACGTTCCGATTTATTGACACAGCAGGTATACGTGAGACGGCAGATGTTATTGAAGCAAAAGGTGTTGAGCGTACCCGTGAAAAGATGAAACAGGCGAGATTGATCATTTACCTATTTGACCCTACACAGGACAAAGTCGAGGAAGTACAAGCGCAATTACCTGAAATCGAGCGCCTACAAATTCCATTTGTCACCATTATCAATAAATCAGATTTGCTTTCTGAGGCGCAAAAAGAGGTTTACAATGTCCTTAATCCGCTTTACATTTCAGCGAAAGAACAAATCGGTGTCGAGGAACTGAAAGACGAATTGATCAATCGTGTACATTTAGGAAATTTAAATACCGACGATGTCATGGTCACCAACATCCGTCACGTAGAGGCGCTACAAAAAACAGCAGATTCACTGGAACGCGTAATCTATGGTATTGACAATCCTGTCACTTCTGATTTCCTAGCGATGGATATACGCCAAGCCTTATATCATCTTGGTGAAATCACCGGAAGTGTTTCTACAGACGATTTATTGGATAATATCTTTTCCAAGTTCTGTATCGGAAAGTAA
- a CDS encoding type II CAAX prenyl endopeptidase Rce1 family protein produces the protein MAYSKNQDALNKFWTYNQRRIFILSAIIFAILHYKRYNMTFENLLLIPFLLAFYFSRGWILEYARAPYGFIYSCLLHILYNFLLSVKYTLNNFSSYRFNYNNAFSGFYVPKMDKLKHGSDFDNLTGYLHLFLQTNLNARKETKRKFHWRSFHSIHSSRLASF, from the coding sequence ATCGCATACTCTAAAAATCAGGATGCATTAAATAAATTTTGGACATATAATCAACGTAGAATATTCATTTTGTCTGCGATAATCTTTGCAATACTTCACTATAAGCGCTACAATATGACTTTTGAAAACCTATTATTAATCCCATTTTTATTGGCTTTCTATTTTTCAAGGGGTTGGATCCTAGAATATGCTAGAGCTCCATATGGATTTATTTACAGTTGCTTACTGCATATACTATATAACTTCCTTTTATCGGTCAAATATACTTTAAATAACTTCTCTAGTTATAGATTCAATTACAATAATGCATTTAGTGGTTTTTATGTACCTAAAATGGATAAATTAAAGCACGGGAGTGATTTTGACAACCTTACTGGTTACTTACATTTATTCTTACAGACTAATTTAAACGCTCGAAAGGAGACAAAGAGAAAATTCCACTGGAGATCTTTCCATTCCATTCATAGTAGTAGGCTTGCCTCCTTTTGA
- a CDS encoding RagB/SusD family nutrient uptake outer membrane protein, with product MKKTSYIYHSMLFGSLILGSCSSSFLDVEPMTSVLESNFYKTVADADMALVGCYDGYQRTTSNGSQSFYLTAEVAADNCFGGTGTTDGRSFQAIDRFDIAQSQSDNNIFDGTWSDYYAGIFRCNTLLEKLDGTDFSGNTTARARIEGETKFLRATMYFDLVRLFENIPLLTSPTNENIPQSDPKAIYQLIVSDLKFAAANIPATAYPKSAAATNDGRATPFAAKALLARVYLFYAGYYGGEDIGVSKAEALAGLEEVISSGQFALVADFKNLWPAASYIPNASNNTLDISKYAGKGNPEVVFAQKFNNTSNYNGYVDGNRWVVFLGLRGKNWSPYGQGWGACTVSKKFFNEFDNMDTRKTFLCACLYRGRVWYDRS from the coding sequence ATGAAAAAAACGAGCTATATCTATCATTCCATGTTATTTGGATCCTTAATCTTAGGATCATGTTCATCCAGTTTTTTGGATGTCGAACCGATGACAAGCGTTTTGGAAAGCAATTTTTATAAAACCGTAGCCGATGCCGACATGGCTCTGGTCGGCTGCTATGATGGTTATCAACGGACGACCTCCAATGGGAGCCAGTCTTTCTATCTGACAGCAGAGGTGGCTGCCGACAATTGTTTTGGCGGAACAGGTACAACAGACGGTCGCTCATTTCAGGCAATAGACCGTTTTGATATTGCGCAGTCCCAATCGGACAATAATATCTTTGATGGTACCTGGTCTGATTACTACGCGGGAATTTTTCGCTGCAATACACTTTTGGAAAAATTGGACGGCACTGATTTTTCAGGCAACACTACAGCGCGGGCACGTATCGAAGGGGAAACGAAATTCCTGCGGGCCACCATGTACTTTGATCTCGTCCGTCTATTCGAAAACATCCCTTTGCTAACGAGCCCGACCAATGAGAATATTCCACAGTCGGACCCCAAAGCGATTTATCAACTGATTGTTTCAGACCTTAAATTTGCGGCTGCCAATATCCCAGCAACAGCTTACCCCAAGTCAGCTGCGGCAACCAATGATGGTCGGGCAACTCCATTTGCTGCTAAAGCGCTACTGGCCCGTGTTTATCTATTTTATGCAGGCTATTATGGCGGCGAAGATATCGGTGTCTCCAAGGCTGAAGCCCTAGCGGGACTCGAAGAAGTTATCAGCAGCGGCCAGTTTGCGCTGGTGGCAGATTTCAAAAATCTGTGGCCGGCAGCGAGTTATATCCCCAATGCAAGCAATAATACGCTAGATATTTCCAAATATGCCGGTAAGGGAAATCCTGAGGTTGTATTTGCACAGAAATTCAACAATACGTCGAACTACAACGGTTATGTTGATGGCAACCGCTGGGTCGTCTTTCTGGGCTTGCGCGGTAAAAATTGGTCGCCTTATGGCCAAGGATGGGGGGCATGTACGGTAAGCAAAAAGTTCTTCAATGAGTTTGACAACATGGATACACGCAAAACTTTCCTTTGTGCATGCCTATATCGTGGACGAGTTTGGTACGATCGTTCCTGA